A window of the Arcobacter sp. F155 genome harbors these coding sequences:
- a CDS encoding ShlB/FhaC/HecB family hemolysin secretion/activation protein has protein sequence MKKTSILLVAATLSLNAAPIPNIGNLLNEAKPPKIQKKKEILPPLVQESEEYKRTLEDGKKVKVKKFLITGAIQLSNKELKKIVRPYEQKMLSFKDMKDITELITKAYKDKGYFIARAYIPVQNLQKQNKLLKIAVIEGEYGDFELQNNSLVKDSVLQAKLEGIKKNKIISTESLQRGLLLINETPGVKVINSKIKPGKDVGTSSFVIGLDRTKPYNGYIIVDNYGSPYTGEYRAMAGLDINSPFRIGDKLSISALSSDDIGLLNGRVAYELPLNGSGLKGSISYAKTTYELGERYKTLDALGDSDSFSANISYPYLLSPQEILNTYLQTSYNKMSDEMRAVDSELKKSTLVAKLGIDYMKRSLIFGKYSESKIDTSISYGRLKFKEEQDRLSDQDSANTNGDFSKLNIDLENTLILSEKFTWKNKLQLQYALGDKNLDGSEDMSLGGINGVKLYPSGEESAENGYIYTTELTYNLPSSSGINSKIGLFYDNARVYMSKNITNEKSRTLQDIGLSYYGRYEDFFINSHLAYKVGAADISSENDYNSRFMFQLGYIF, from the coding sequence ATGAAAAAAACATCTATACTATTAGTAGCTGCAACATTAAGTTTAAATGCAGCTCCTATTCCAAACATAGGTAATCTCTTAAATGAAGCAAAACCACCAAAGATACAGAAGAAAAAAGAGATACTACCTCCTTTAGTGCAAGAGAGTGAAGAGTATAAAAGAACTTTAGAAGATGGAAAGAAAGTAAAGGTAAAAAAGTTTTTAATAACAGGAGCTATACAACTAAGCAATAAAGAACTAAAAAAGATAGTAAGACCATATGAACAAAAGATGCTTAGCTTTAAAGATATGAAAGATATCACAGAACTTATCACAAAAGCATATAAAGATAAAGGATACTTTATAGCAAGAGCATATATCCCTGTACAAAACCTTCAAAAACAAAATAAACTTTTAAAGATAGCAGTTATAGAAGGGGAATATGGAGATTTTGAACTACAAAATAACTCTTTAGTAAAAGATTCTGTTTTACAAGCTAAACTAGAGGGGATAAAGAAAAATAAGATCATCTCTACAGAGTCTCTTCAAAGAGGTTTGTTACTTATCAATGAGACTCCTGGAGTAAAAGTGATAAACTCCAAGATAAAACCAGGAAAAGATGTAGGGACAAGTAGCTTTGTGATAGGACTAGATAGAACAAAACCGTACAATGGATACATCATAGTTGATAATTATGGATCTCCTTATACAGGAGAATATAGAGCTATGGCAGGTTTAGATATAAACTCCCCTTTTAGAATTGGAGATAAACTTTCCATATCAGCACTTAGTTCAGATGATATAGGACTTTTAAATGGAAGAGTTGCGTATGAACTACCTTTAAATGGCAGTGGACTAAAGGGTTCAATAAGTTATGCAAAAACCACTTATGAACTAGGAGAAAGATATAAAACACTTGATGCTTTAGGAGATTCTGATAGTTTTAGTGCAAATATAAGCTATCCATATCTTTTATCTCCACAAGAGATATTGAACACCTATCTTCAAACTTCATACAACAAAATGAGCGATGAGATGCGAGCAGTTGATAGTGAACTCAAAAAAAGCACTTTAGTTGCAAAGCTTGGAATTGACTATATGAAAAGATCACTTATATTTGGGAAATACTCAGAATCTAAAATAGACACCTCTATTAGCTATGGAAGACTAAAGTTCAAAGAGGAACAAGACAGATTGAGTGATCAAGATAGTGCTAATACAAATGGAGATTTTTCAAAGTTAAATATCGATCTTGAAAACACTCTTATATTAAGTGAAAAATTCACTTGGAAAAATAAGTTACAACTTCAATATGCTTTAGGTGATAAAAACCTAGATGGCTCAGAAGATATGAGTCTTGGAGGGATAAACGGAGTAAAACTATATCCATCAGGAGAGGAAAGTGCAGAAAATGGTTATATCTATACTACTGAATTAACATATAATCTTCCTTCTTCTAGTGGAATCAACTCTAAAATAGGTCTTTTTTATGACAATGCTCGAGTATATATGAGCAAAAATATAACCAATGAAAAAAGTAGAACCTTACAAGATATAGGCTTGAGCTATTATGGTAGGTATGAAGATTTTTTTATTAATTCCCATCTAGCTTATAAGGTAGGTGCAGCAGATATATCTAGTGAGAATGACTATAACTCAAGATTTATGTTTCAGTTAGGGTATATTTTCTAA
- a CDS encoding response regulator, which produces MKKIKILIIEDMMLTAQKMKRTLQLAGYDVVAIASKSEQAIEVMLHNDIDLIIADINIKGELNGIQTAQLIQKNFNVPVIFLTSYHDDSTLEEASIVDFTGYIVKPYLDSHLLREVKLASFRFGLSDKIEPISLNNYIYDSKNKALFKDSKQVKLTKKEEQFLHILIQNKNTLVSNEYIDLVLWHDSMTYDENRRQLLFRLRKKIPDLEIQTIKGEGYILKV; this is translated from the coding sequence ATGAAAAAAATAAAGATACTAATAATTGAAGATATGATGTTGACTGCTCAAAAGATGAAAAGAACTCTACAATTAGCAGGTTATGATGTTGTTGCAATTGCAAGTAAAAGTGAACAGGCAATTGAAGTGATGTTACATAATGATATTGACCTTATAATTGCAGACATAAATATCAAAGGAGAACTAAATGGTATCCAAACAGCTCAACTAATTCAAAAAAACTTTAATGTTCCCGTTATATTCTTAACTTCATATCATGATGATTCAACTCTTGAGGAGGCTTCTATTGTAGATTTTACAGGTTACATAGTTAAACCTTATTTAGATAGTCATCTTTTAAGGGAGGTAAAACTTGCTTCTTTTCGCTTTGGATTAAGCGATAAAATTGAACCTATTTCTTTAAATAACTATATTTATGATTCAAAAAACAAAGCTTTATTTAAAGATAGCAAACAAGTTAAACTTACAAAGAAAGAAGAACAATTTTTGCATATATTAATACAAAATAAAAATACTTTAGTATCAAATGAATATATAGATTTAGTTTTATGGCATGATAGTATGACTTATGATGAGAATAGAAGACAACTACTTTTTAGACTAAGAAAAAAAATACCTGATTTAGAAATACAAACTATAAAAGGAGAAGGTTATATTTTAAAAGTCTAA